From one Anopheles cruzii chromosome 3, idAnoCruzAS_RS32_06, whole genome shotgun sequence genomic stretch:
- the LOC128272770 gene encoding molybdopterin synthase sulfur carrier subunit — protein MDRNTGPVRVKLLFFAKSRELVGRSREDDFLVPRAEIRCSDLLDLICNQFNLLIIRNNVILAHNEQYCDDLSATIRIRNGDELAVIPPISGG, from the coding sequence ATGGACAGAAACACTGGTCCTGTGCGTGTGAAACTGTTGTTCTTTGCCAAGTCGCGCGAGCTAGTCGGTAGGTCCAGAGAGGACGACTTCCTTGTGCCACGGGCCGAAATTAGGTGCTCCGATCTGCTCGACCTAATCTGTAATCAGTTCAACCTCCTTATAATCCGCAACAATGTAATACTGGCGCACAACGAACAGTACTGTGACGATCTGAGTGCAACGATTCGCATACGCAACGGTGACGAGCTGGCCGTGATTCCTCCGATTTCGGGCGGATAA
- the LOC128272769 gene encoding molybdopterin synthase catalytic subunit — translation MNYLKLTFDKLEVGALSDLVAHESCGAVSLFVGTTRDNFEGKTVVLLQYEAYEAMALKTMNHLCEEVRNRWPDVVNIGIHHRLGTVPVKEASVVIAISSPHRKSSLEAVHFAIDELKKSVPVWKKEQYRDGEGSSEWKENSECTWSKKYKDNHIL, via the coding sequence ATGAATTATCTCAAATTAACGTTCGACAAGCTAGAGGTTGGTGCGCTCAGTGATTTGGTGGCGCACGAAAGCTGCGGTGCCGTATCCCTGTTCGTGGGCACAACGAGAGATAACTTTGAGGGCAAAACTGTGGTGCTGCTACAGTACGAGGCCTACGAGGCGATGGCCCTTAAAACGATGAACCACTTGTGCGAAGAGGTGCGCAACCGGTGGCCCGATGTGGTAAACATCGGCATTCACCATCGCTTGggaacggtgccggtgaagGAAGCGTCGGTGGTCATTGCGATCAGTTCCCCACATCGAAAATCCAGCCTTGAAGCGGTCCATTTTGCCATCGACGAGCTCAAGAAATCGGTGCCCGTGTGGAAAAAGGAACAGTACCGCGACGGAGAGGGCAGCTCCGAGTGGAAGGAAAACAGCGAGTGCACATGGTCTAAAAAGTACAAGGACAACCATATACTGTGA
- the LOC128274723 gene encoding uncharacterized protein LOC128274723, translating into MSIGVNIRVTAHTSIGGRKYQEDYFSVAYQQTQSDQNLEYAFFGIYDGHGGAEASLYAKEHLMNTIVNQKLFWSENDADVLKSIREGYIQTHYAMWREQAKWPKTSSGLPSTAGTTASIAFIRRGKIYIGHVGDSGIVLGSQRDRDGASGSGGIPHEQDSRWVATALTEDHKPESYAEKMRIMSCGGKVVAKSGVSRVVWNRPRIGHKGPVRRSTPIDEIPFLAVARSLGDLWSYNSAVDEFVVSPVPDVSVIKIDPKKFRCLIFGSDGLWNVLSPKNAVELVRNTEMENVRIALEGRNEWKNPSKLLVNEALQRWSRSNMKADNTSVVIIMLDPPGPPKRDVLRSVKNTIPYVTEYHRPSADGDGAAETSSHAKNSNIIELVDCITRGEAIPVQSDRPSERYHNQHHLQHTNLHNYHQPAVEQYVPSTSYHDLSYTTDSFAESYNSLLDRSFENTDHSYTTMYSPTEAAKVNQGSYHRAEDASDPSYSLTNLQTKSERLQAELDDTTAGSCSRDAYYRQRFGDVFCEGNISIIEHFHNYHHQYEEASTDLAIIDEEPVQHPEDLHAHHQHPDQPLYQTETAQGYDSEDHAHYEATHSQEKHEDEHHSTAFQMERYDYRLTPTNNNGLVMPHCQPSARGESKMSHEPQHAYPSYEELSNDENQTVDTFMWQHEKNKDDTSTSRVTSRGADGTIPLVKPRIKKKSMAGHPIVTFYETRSSRRRARKSNPLPTRRKSGQSRTPRRRKVHPKCRKIHVPTAAIARSTTSKVIRTSMIERRVLRSNDGLSSKAPAPHSPTNVAQHLRSSCRSTTVGQHRQLVMLTTYSGGVGSTFDHKHPTQDERIRRAGGGGQRDSKLAACKPLPTEEGSLSGRKRKATTESTETAKRIRQRITPTNRSFRCGQ; encoded by the exons ATGTCGATCGGTGTGAATATACGCGTGACGGCCCACACGTCCATCGGTGGACGCAAATATCAGGAGGATTACTTTTCCGTCGCCTACCAGCAGACCCAGAGCGACCAAAACCTGGAGTATGCGTTCTTCGGCATCTACGACGGACATGGCGGAGCGGAAGCGTCCCTCTACGCGAAGGAGCACCTGATGAACACGATCGTCAATCAGAAACTTTTCTGGTCCGAGAACGATGCGGATGTGCTGAAATCGATTCGCGAAGGTTACATCCAGACCCACTATGCCATGTGGCGTGAGCAAG CTAAATGGCCAAAAACTTCGTCCGGATTGCCGAGCACGGCGGGGACCACTGCGAGCATAGCATTTATCAGGCGTGGCAAGATATACATCGGTCACGTCGGCGATTCAGGTATCGTGTTAGGATCCCAGCGGGACAGGGACGGtgcatccggatccggaggtATCCCTCACGAGCAGGATAGTCGGTGGGTGGCTACAGCACTAACGGAGGATCACAAACCGGAAAGCTACGCAGAGAAAATGCGCATCATGAGCTGCGGCGGAAAAGTGGTCGCGAAATCGGGCGTATCGCGTGTGGTGTGGAACCGGCCACGGATCGGACACAAGGGTCCGGTGCGGCGAAGCACACCGATCGACGAAATCCCGTTTCTGGCCGTGGCGCGCAGTTTGGGGGATCTGTGGAGTTACAATTCGGCAGTCGACGAATTCGTCGTCAGTCCAGTGCCTGATGTTTCGGTGATTAAAATAGACCCGAAAAAATTCCG GTGTCTTATCTTCGGTAGCGATGGACTGTGGAACGTGCTATCGCCAAAGAATGCGGTCGAGTTGGTGCGGAATACGGAGATGGAAAACGTCCGGATTGCGTTGGAAGGCAGAAATGAGTGGAAAAATCCGAGCAAACTGCTTGTAAACGAAGCCCTGCAACGATGGAGCAGAAGCAATATGAAAGCGGACAATACGTCGGTCGTGATTATCATGCTCGATCCTCCCGGACCACCGAAGCGGGATGTGTTGCGatctgtaaaaaatactatccCCTACGTAACCGAATACCATCGCCCATCGGCTGATGGTGACGGTGCGGCCGAAACATCGTCGCATGCCAAAAACAGTAACATCATCGAACTGGTCGATTGCATTACGCGAGGAGAAGCAATTCCGGTCCAATCGGATCGTCCAAGCGAGCGTTATCACAATCAACATCATCTCCAGCACACCAATCTGCACAACTATCATCAGCCAGCCGTTGAGCAGTACGTCCCTTCTACCTCGTACCATGATCTTTCTTACACCACGGATAGCTTTGCCGAGTCGTACAACTCGCTGCTGGATCGTAGTTTTGAAAACACGGACCACTCTTACACCACGATGTACTCGCCGACGGAAGCGGCAAAGGTGAACCAAGGATCCTACCACCGTGCGGAGGACGCGTCGGATCCGAGCTACTCGCTGACAAACCTGCAAACCAAATCGGAACGATTGCAAGCGGAACTGGACGACACGACGGCTGGCAGCTGCTCGCGTGATGCTTATTATCGTCAGCggtttggcgatgttttctgTGAAGGAAATATTTCCATCATCGAACACTTTCATAACTATCACCACCAGTACGAGGAGGCGAGTACAGACTTGGCCATTATCGATGAAGAACCTGTTCAGCATCCGGAAGATCTTCACGCACATCATCAACACCCGGATCAACCGTTATATCAGACGGAAACGGCACAGGGGTACGATTCTGAGGACCATGCCCATTATGAAGCTACCCATTCCCAAGAAAAGCACGAAGACGAACATCATTCAACCGCTTTTCAGATGGAACGGTACGATTATCGACTAACGCCGACGAATAACAATGGGCTCGTGATGCCCCACTGTCAGCCATCGGCCAGAGGGGAATCAAAGATGAGCCACGAGCCACAGCACGCCTACCCGTCGTATGAAGAACTATCGAACGATGAGAACCAAACGGTGGACACTTTCATGTGGCaacatgaaaaaaacaaagatgaTACATCCACTTCCCGTGTGACTTCGCGCGGTGCAGATGGCACCATACCTCTGGTGAAGCCCCGAATAAAGAAAAAGTCCATGGCCGGTCATCCAATCGTAACGTTCTACGAAACTCGTAGCAGCCGGCGGAGGGCACGGAAAAGTAACCCGCTACCCACTAGGAGGAAATCGGGCCAATCCAGAACTCCTAGAAGACGAAAGGTACATCCCAAGTGCCGCAAAATACACGTCCCCACTGCTGCCATTGCGCGATCGACAACGTCCAAGGTTATTCGCACATCTATGATTGAACGGCGGGTTCTGCGCTCGAACGATGGACTTTCGTCAAAGGCGCCAGCTCCTCACAGTCCCACCAATGTGGCACAACATTTGCGATCGTCTTGCCGATCAACAACCGTCGGTCAACATCGACAACTAGTAATGCTGACCACCTACAGTGGTGGTGTTGGCTCCACGTTCGATCACAAACATCCGACGCAAGACGAACGCATCCGACGGGCTGGAGGAGGAGGCCAAAGAGACTCGAAATTGGCTGCTTGTAAGCCTCTTCCCACCGAAGAAGGAAGCTTATCAGGGAGAAAACGTAAAGCCACTACGGAGTCAACGGAAACGGCGAAAAGGATACGCCAAAGGatcacaccaaccaaccgttCGTTCCGCTGCGGCCAGTGA
- the LOC128274724 gene encoding leucine-zipper-like transcriptional regulator 1 homolog produces the protein MSTGRFVSSASISSTSTTSSNQISANVPIANTANKWKRESDCDEFVGARRSKHTVVAYKEAIYVFGGDNGKNMLNDLIRFGVKDKSWGRAFATGTPPAPRYHHSAVVTGTSMYVFGGYTGDIHSNSNLTNKNDLFEYNFQNGQWTEWKFTGRTPVARSAHGAAVHDGKLWIYAGYDGNARLNDMWTIRLTGETHQWEEVEQKGDRPPTCCNFPVAVARGCMYVFSGQSGLQITNTLFQFNFKDKTWRRISTEHILRGAPPPPARRYGHTMVHHDRFLYVFGGAADSTLPNDLHCYDLDSQIWSTVTPAPESQIPSGRLFHAAAVIGDAMYIFGGTIDNNVRSGDTYRFQFSSYPKCTLHDDFGKFLQNRQFCDVQFIVGTEEVKIAAHMAMIVARSQFLRSKILSARDARNIHFEKLFGTTDVPLAEQPILEVQLPDAQSEAFEIVLNYIYTDRILFKDPFSHKIVLIMMDVYQLAVQFNIPRLEQLCVQYLEFKISKSNVLDALYNADRMGLTLIKDYCLAFIVKEDHFYNIVMSGEFSALEKPLIVEIVRKRLNPSKHTADMKYDKTIGTSLESDMAVFLKSGGKEFCDINLVLEEKIIPAHKAILAARCTYFQAMFRSFMPADNTVNIQIGDISPSLEAFDSLLRYIYYGDTKMPPEDSLYLFQAPCFYGFANNRLQTFCKHNLENNISYDNVLQILEASDKMNVLDIKNYALKMVVHNFSQVAKLPKMQDLSRELLLDVIMAIADMKVENKQRIHDTFISQYNDI, from the exons ATGTCCACCGGGCGGTTCGTATCGTCTGCctcgatcagcagcaccagcaccacgtcGAGCAACCAGATATCGGCCAATGTGCCCATCGCCAATACGGCGAACAAGTGGAAACGGGAGAGTGATTGCGATGAATTTGTTGGGGCGCGCCGCTCCAAGCACACGGTAGTGGCGTACAAGGAGGCGATTTACGTGTTCGGTGGTGACAATGGAAAAAACATGCTGAACGATCTGATCCGATTCGGGGTGAAGGACAAGTCGTGGGGCCGTGCATTCGCCACGGGGACACCCCCGGCACCGCGCTACCACCATTCGGCCGTCGTTACCGGCACCTCGATGTACGTGTTCGGAGGTTACACCGGAGACATCCACTCGAATTCTAATCTCACCAACAAGAACGATCTGTTCGAGTACAACTTCCAGAACGGCCAGTGGACCGAGTGGAAGTTCACGGGCCGCACACCGGTGGCCCGCAGTGCGCACGGTGCAGCCGTCCACGATGGGAAACTGTGGATTTACGCCGGTTACGACGGCAACGCGCGGCTCAATGACATGTGGACTATACGGCTGACG GGTGAAACACATCAATGGGAAGAAGTGGAGCAGAAGGGTGATCGACCCCCGACGTGCTGCAAtttcccggtggccgtggcccgtggtTGTATGTACGTGTTCTCTGGCCAGAGTGGGTTGCAAATTACAAACACCCTTTTCCAGTTCAATTTTAAGGACAAAAC GTGGCGCCGAATTTCGACGGAACACATACTGCGCGGagctccaccaccgccagcccgTCGTTACGGGCACACAATGGTGCACCACGATCGCTTTCTGTACGTGTTTGGCGGGGCGGCCGATTCGACGTTACCGAACGATCTGCACTGCTACGATCTGGACAGCCAGATTTGGTCCACCGTtaccccggccccggaatcgCAGATACCGAGTGGTCGGCTGTTCCACGCGGCCGCCGTCATTGGTGACGCGATGTACATCTTTGGTGGTACGATCGACAACAACGTGCGCAGCGGCGACACGTATCGGTTCCAGTTCTCTAGCTACCCCAAGTGCACACTGCACGATGATTTTGGCAAGTTTCTTCAAAACCGTCAGTTCTGTGACGTGCAGTTTATTGTCGGCACGGAAGAGGTGAAGATTGCGGCCCACATGGCAATGATCGTGGCCAGGTCACAGTTCTTACGCTCAAAAATCCT CTCTGCACGCGATGCTAGAAACATACACTTTGAGAAACTTTTCGGAACCACCGACGTTCCGCTGGCTGAGCAACCGATTTTGGAAGTGCAACTACCGGACGCTCAATCTGAAGCATTCGAGATTGTTCTCAACTATATCTACACCGACCGGATTCTGT TCAAAGATCCGTTCAGCCACAAGATTGTGCTGATCATGATGGACGTCTATCAGCTGGCGGTTCAGTTCAACATTCCACGACTCGAGCAGCTGTGCGTGCAGTATCTGGAGTTTAAAATTTCGAAATCGAACGTTCTCGATGCACTGTATAACGCCGATCGGATGGGACTGACGCTGATCAAGGACTACTGTCTGGCGTTCATCGTGAAGGAGGATCACTTCTACAACATCGTCATGTCGGGCGAGTTTTCCGCCCTCGAGAAGCCGCTGATCGTGGAGATCGTCCGAAAGCGGCTGAACCCGAGCAAGCACACGGCGGACATGAAGTACGACAAAACGATTGGCACGTCGCTGGAAAGTGACATGGCCGTGTTTCTGAAGTCGGGCGGCAAGGAGTTTTGCGACATCAATCTCGTGCTGGAGGAAAAGATCATCCCGGCCCACAAGGCGATCCTGGCGGCGCGCTGCACCTACTTTCAGGCCATGTTTCGCTCATTTATGCCGGCCGACAACACGGTCAACATACAGATTGGGGACATTTCACCGTCGCTGGAGGCGTTCGATTCGCTGCTACGGTACATCTACTACGGCGACACCAAGATGCCGCCCGAGGACTCACTCTACCTATTCCAGGCGCCCTGCTTCTACGGGTTCGCCAACAATCGGTTGCAAACGTTCTGCAAGCACAATCTGGAGAACAACATTTCGTACGACAACGTGCTGCAGATACTGGAAGCGTCCGACAAGATGAACGTCCTGGACATTAAGAACTACGCGCTGAAGATGGTGGTGCACAACTTTAGCCAGGTGGCCAAGCTACCCAAAATGCAAGATCTGTCCcgtgagctgctgctggacgtgATAATGGCGATCGCGGACATgaaggtggaaaacaaacagcgcaTCCACGATACGTTCATCAGCCAGTACAACGACATCTGA
- the LOC128271784 gene encoding uncharacterized protein LOC128271784 isoform X3: MISNALCDLEKCVDTAGTQLDSLAIKLVDVERNLDENEMESLENESVMELLESVTEVKNEYQNLRKDLQEVQQLQKEMTCSLRYQLRNMTQTFRVLKKKIESNSVPVHHLPPPTGGGSSRTGVNSDAHGFTPLVLPQPDLTTAHVHGPKRTGLLKSGKRKPAQNRFRLL; encoded by the exons ATGATTTCGAATGCTTTGTGCGATTTGGAAAAATGT GTCGACACGGCCGGGACGCAGCTCGACTCGCTGGCGATCAAACTTGTAGATGTAGAGCGCAATTTGGACGAGAATGAGATGGAATCGCTCGAAAACGAGTCGGTGATGGAGTTGCTGGAATCGGTGACGGAAGTAAAAAACGAGTATCAAAACCTGCGCAAGGATCTGCAGGAGGTACAGCAACTACAGAAGGAGATGACGTGCTCGCTGCGCTACCAGCTGCGCAACATGACACAGACGTTCCGAGtgttgaagaagaagattGAGTCAAACTCTGTCCCGGTGCACCACCTGCCGCCACCCACGGGTGGCGGTTCCTCGCGAACCGGAGTTAACAGTGATGCGCACGGATTCACGCCGCTCGTGCTGCCGCAACCCGACCTCACAACGGCACACGTGCATGGCCCGAAGCGGACCGGTCTACTGAAGAGT GGCAAACGAAAGCCAGCACAGAAC CGTTTCCGGCTACTGTAG
- the LOC128271784 gene encoding uncharacterized protein LOC128271784 isoform X1, whose product MISNALCDLEKCVDTAGTQLDSLAIKLVDVERNLDENEMESLENESVMELLESVTEVKNEYQNLRKDLQEVQQLQKEMTCSLRYQLRNMTQTFRVLKKKIESNSVPVHHLPPPTGGGSSRTGVNSDAHGFTPLVLPQPDLTTAHVHGPKRTGLLKSGKRKPAQNVRILYKLLVPDLVWTIFYANIWGRSVSGYCRL is encoded by the exons ATGATTTCGAATGCTTTGTGCGATTTGGAAAAATGT GTCGACACGGCCGGGACGCAGCTCGACTCGCTGGCGATCAAACTTGTAGATGTAGAGCGCAATTTGGACGAGAATGAGATGGAATCGCTCGAAAACGAGTCGGTGATGGAGTTGCTGGAATCGGTGACGGAAGTAAAAAACGAGTATCAAAACCTGCGCAAGGATCTGCAGGAGGTACAGCAACTACAGAAGGAGATGACGTGCTCGCTGCGCTACCAGCTGCGCAACATGACACAGACGTTCCGAGtgttgaagaagaagattGAGTCAAACTCTGTCCCGGTGCACCACCTGCCGCCACCCACGGGTGGCGGTTCCTCGCGAACCGGAGTTAACAGTGATGCGCACGGATTCACGCCGCTCGTGCTGCCGCAACCCGACCTCACAACGGCACACGTGCATGGCCCGAAGCGGACCGGTCTACTGAAGAGT GGCAAACGAAAGCCAGCACAGAACGTACGTATACTTTACAAACTATTAGTACCTGACTTGGTTTGGACCATTTTTTACGCAAATATTTGGGGTCGCAGCGTTTCCGGCTACTGTAGACTGTAG
- the LOC128271784 gene encoding uncharacterized protein LOC128271784 isoform X4 — translation MISNALCDLEKCVDTAGTQLDSLAIKLVDVERNLDENEMESLENESVMELLESVTEVKNEYQNLRKDLQEVQQLQKEMTCSLRYQLRNMTQTFRVLKKKIESNSVPVHHLPPPTGGGSSRTGVNSDAHGFTPLVLPQPDLTTAHVHGPKRTGLLKSVSKN, via the exons ATGATTTCGAATGCTTTGTGCGATTTGGAAAAATGT GTCGACACGGCCGGGACGCAGCTCGACTCGCTGGCGATCAAACTTGTAGATGTAGAGCGCAATTTGGACGAGAATGAGATGGAATCGCTCGAAAACGAGTCGGTGATGGAGTTGCTGGAATCGGTGACGGAAGTAAAAAACGAGTATCAAAACCTGCGCAAGGATCTGCAGGAGGTACAGCAACTACAGAAGGAGATGACGTGCTCGCTGCGCTACCAGCTGCGCAACATGACACAGACGTTCCGAGtgttgaagaagaagattGAGTCAAACTCTGTCCCGGTGCACCACCTGCCGCCACCCACGGGTGGCGGTTCCTCGCGAACCGGAGTTAACAGTGATGCGCACGGATTCACGCCGCTCGTGCTGCCGCAACCCGACCTCACAACGGCACACGTGCATGGCCCGAAGCGGACCGGTCTACTGAAGAGTGTCAGTAAGAACTGA
- the LOC128271784 gene encoding uncharacterized protein LOC128271784 isoform X2 — MISNALCDLEKCVDTAGTQLDSLAIKLVDVERNLDENEMESLENESVMELLESVTEVKNEYQNLRKDLQEVQQLQKEMTCSLRYQLRNMTQTFRVLKKKIESNSVPVHHLPPPTGGGSSRTGVNSDAHGFTPLVLPQPDLTTAHVHGPKRTGLLKSVRQTKASTERTYTLQTIST, encoded by the exons ATGATTTCGAATGCTTTGTGCGATTTGGAAAAATGT GTCGACACGGCCGGGACGCAGCTCGACTCGCTGGCGATCAAACTTGTAGATGTAGAGCGCAATTTGGACGAGAATGAGATGGAATCGCTCGAAAACGAGTCGGTGATGGAGTTGCTGGAATCGGTGACGGAAGTAAAAAACGAGTATCAAAACCTGCGCAAGGATCTGCAGGAGGTACAGCAACTACAGAAGGAGATGACGTGCTCGCTGCGCTACCAGCTGCGCAACATGACACAGACGTTCCGAGtgttgaagaagaagattGAGTCAAACTCTGTCCCGGTGCACCACCTGCCGCCACCCACGGGTGGCGGTTCCTCGCGAACCGGAGTTAACAGTGATGCGCACGGATTCACGCCGCTCGTGCTGCCGCAACCCGACCTCACAACGGCACACGTGCATGGCCCGAAGCGGACCGGTCTACTGAAGAGTGTCA GGCAAACGAAAGCCAGCACAGAACGTACGTATACTTTACAAACTATTAGTACCTGA
- the LOC128275696 gene encoding ubiquilin-1, with product MAENSGAEGGGKKITITVKTQKDKKTVEIDEDAEIKDLKAIVAEQFETNPELVCLIFAGKIMKDGDTLKTHNIKDGRSVHLVIKQAPRPEPEGPRRPPADVSQTPFGLNQLGGLSGIGVLGGTQSNFMDLQSRMQNELLNNPDLMRTVLDNPLVQSMMNNPDTMRQILTSNPQMQELMQRNPEISHMLNNPELLRQTMELARNPSMLQELMRSHDRAISNLESVPGGYSALQRIYRDIQEPMMNATLRNPYSGASDSGVGGGLGVGTGAANPQQGTENRSPLPNPWGGGSGSTGGAGGGGATGATGASGTTDAAGTPLGLLNTPTMQSLLQQMSENPSMMSNMLNSTTTRNMMEAMAADPAMATNLISQNPLLANNPALQEQMRSMMPQMLRQMQNPEVQQMVANPQALNAILQIQQGMEQLRSVAPGLMSTMGIPPMPGAPTTAATGTTATTNTTTAPSNTNTSGGGVGVGGAASGQGNEALFSEFMARMINGMGAGNDPNIPPEERYRSQLEQLASMGFVNREANLQALIASFGDINAAVERLLALGQLSLS from the exons ATGGCGGAGAATAGTGGCGCAGAAGGcggtggaaagaaaatcacCATCACGGTGAAAACACAGAAAGATAAGAAGACAGTCGAAATCGACGAGGATGCCGAAATCAAAGAT CTTAAGGCGATTGTTGCGGAACAGTTCGAGACGAATCCGGAActggtttgtttgatttttgccgGCAAAATCATGAAGGACGGCGACACACTGAAGACACACAACATCAAGGACGGCCGGTCGGTGCATCTGGTGATAAAGCAGGCACCACGGCCGGAACCCGAGGGTCCAAGGCGCCCTCCGGCCGACGTGAGCCAGACACCCTTCGGGCTGAACCAGCTGGGTGGCCTGTCGGGGATCGGTGTGCTCGGGGGCACCCAGAGCAACTTTATGGACCTTCAGTCCCGCATGCAGAACGAGCTGCTCAACAACCCGGACCTCATGCGTACCGTCTTGGACAACCCGCTCGTGCAGTCGATGATGAACAATCCGGACACGATGCGCCAGATACTGACCTCGAATCCGCAGATGCAGGAGCTGATGCAGCGCAATCCGGAGATTTCGCACATGCTCAACAACCCGGAGCTGTTGCGCCAGACGATGGAGCTGGCCCGCAACCCGTCGATGCTGCAGGAGCTGATGCGCTCGCATGATCGTGCCATTTCAAACCTCGAGAGCGTCCCCGGAGGCTACAGCGCTCTGCAGCGCATTTACCGCGACATCCAGGAGCCGATGATGAACGCCACGCTGCGCAATCCGTACTCGGGGGCGTCGGACTCCGGCGTAGGTGGTGGGCTCGGTGTTGGCACCGGGGCCGCCAATCCACAGCAGGGCACCGAGAACCGTAGCCCCCTGCCCAACCCGTGGGGCGGTGGCAGTGGATCGACCGGaggcgccggcggtggtggtgccaccggtgccacGGGCGCCAGTGGAACGACGGATGCGGCCGGCACACCGCTCGGTTTGCTGAACACACCGACCATGCAAAGTTTGCTGCAGCAAATGAGCGAAAATCCTTCGATGATGTCGAACATGCTAAACTCGACGACCACTCGCAACATGATGGAAGCGATGGCGGCCGATCCGGCCATGGCCACGAACTTGATCAGTCAGAATCCGCTGCTGGCGAACAACCCGGCGCTCCAGGAGCAGATGCGTTCGATGATGCCGCAGATGTTGCGCCAAATGCAAAACCCGGAGGTGCAGCAGATGGTGGCCAACCCACAGGCCCTGAACGCAATCCTGCAGATCCAGCAGGGCATGGAGCAGCTGCGCTCCGTGGCTCCGGGCCTGATGAGTACGATGGGTATTCCGCCGATGCCGGGAGCGcccaccaccgctgccactGGCACGACTGCCACTACCAACACGACAACGGCGCCCAGCAATACCAACacgagtggcggcggcgtcggcgtcggcggtgccGCCAGTGGTCAGGGCAACGAGGCCCTATTCTCGGAGTTTATGGCACGCATGATCAACGGGATGGGGGCCGGCAATGATCCCAACATTCCACCGGAGGAACGCTACCGGTCGCAGCTGGAGCAGCTCGCCTCGATGGGCTTCGTTAACCGGGAGGCCAACCTGCAGGCCTTGATCGCCTCCTTCGGTGACATCAATGCGGCGGTCGAGCGATTGCTGGCCCTCGGACAGCTGTCGCTGAGCTAA